The Candidatus Sulfotelmatobacter sp. region GTGCCTGCTCTGCGCAAGCGCAAGGAAGATGTTCCAATATTGGTCGAGTACTTCGTTAAGCGATACGCGGAGAAACTTGGCAAGCAAATTCGCAGGATTGACAAGAATACGCTTGAACTGTGCCAGTCGTATTCATGGCCGGGAAATATCCGTGAGCTGCAAAACATCGTTGAGCGATCGGTGATCCTTAGCGGCGGCGACATCTTTCGGATCGAAAAGGCTTGGCTGGCCAGCCCGGAGCCAGTTCGGGAAGACTTGTCAGGTTATTTGCCCGATACTCTCCAAAATCAGGAGAGAGGGATTATCGAAACTGCATTGGCAGAAAGCAAAGGGAAAGTTGCTGGCCCAGAAGGGGCGGCAGCGAAACTGGGAATTCCCCGATCAACTCTGGACTCGAAAATAAAGCAGCTAAAGATCAAGAAACGTAAGTTCGCCTCCGAGTAGTTTAAGCTCACTTTTCAACTCCCGAAAATTCGGCACTTCCCGAAGTCTCGTCATCCCGCCGTTGGCCCTGACCTCCTGTTTTCAAGCTGTTGCATCTGGCCTCTGTATTGCATTTCCACTTACATCAGTCGCCCGGACAGCAATACAGAGCGACGATAACTCATGACCCTGAGGATCGAAAGATCAGCGAGGCAGAGATTTGCAGTCTTTACCTTGAGTGGACGTATGGCGGCGGAACAGGTCGCGGAGCTGAAGGAGCATTTTGACTGCGAGTACCGAAATATCATTCTGGATTTGCGAGACCTGAGGCTGGCGGATCGCGACGCAGTGAGGTTTCTAAGGGCTGGCGAGGCGGATGGCATGAAGCTTGAAAACTGTCCCCCCTATATCCGCGAATGGATGGATAGAGAAAAAGATTGAGAGACGACGCGCAGGCACTGCAGTAAAGCCTCGATTTGAGAGAGGAATGCAATCGCGGTGGTGAGTTCAGTCTTTCGGCACACCAGGATGGCTCAGAGTTTAAAGGTCTTCGAATAAAAGCTGTGTTGAACAAATCCTAAAACTGTGGAGAACAACTTGAAACAAGCATCGTTACTTCTCGGCCTGCTCCTGGCCTTGGCGATTCCAACAGGTATGTGGGCCCAGCAGGCCGGCTATTCGCAGACCAACCTCGTCTCGAATGTGGCCGGCGCTAAAACTACAGATCCTCAACTATTGAACCCATGGGGAATCGCTTTCGCTCCGCAACAAGATTTCTGGATCGCCAATAATAACAGCGGCACTTCCACGCTCTATGACAACAATGGAGTCAAAAACGCTCAGCTGGTGGTGACCATACCGGGGGCGGCACACAACCCAAATGGGAATTGCAGTCCTGGATGCCCAACCGGAACTGTATACAACGGAAGCGGTAGCTCCTTCGGTGGAGGAACTTTTCTCTTTGACACAGAAGATGGATTGATCACCAGTTGGAATGGAAGCAGCAACAACGCAAACGTAGCCTTCGATAATTCGGCGAGTGGCGCGGTTTACAAAGGACTCGCCATTACGGGCACGTCACTTTTGGCAGCAAACTTCAACAGCGGCAAAGTTGACGTCTACGATTCAAATATTCAACCCACGAACCTAGCTGGCTCCTTCACGAATGGGACTGCTACCGCCCCTCCGGCCGGCTTTGCTCCCCATGGCATCCATGTCGTGAATGGCATGGTTTATATCGCCTACGCGATGCAGGATGGTCCAAAGCACGATTCCGTTCCCGGCGCCGGTCAGGGCCAGGTGGATATCTTCGACACGAGTGGTAATTTCGTGAAAACACTCGTAGCGGCCGGTACTGGCAACAATCTGAACGCTCCCTGGGGCATAACTATAGCTCCGGCTAGCTTCGGAACGTTCGCCGGTGCGGTCCTGGTGGGAAACTTTGGCGACGGTACCATCAGCGCGTTCGATACAACCGGGAAATTTCTCGGCCAGCTCACCAACACAGCGAACCCTCCAACGGCATTGGTGAACCCCGGATTGTGGGACATGGTGGTTGGCGGAGGCGGCGCCTCTGGGGATCCGGGCACGCTGTATATCACGGCCGGAGGCAACAACCAGCCTAATTTCCCAACGGGAGGAAGCACGACCGCAGTGTTTGCCGCCATTGCGCCTGCAGCCGCGGCCAATGGTCCCGATTTTTCCCTGACTGTCTCGGCCCCAGGCGCAACGATCAGTCCGGGCGGTACGTCGAGTCTCAAGATCACCGCGGGCGCGGTCGGAGGCTTTAACGGGCAAATTTCCCTTACCTGCTCTGCACCGACTGGTCTGACGTGCGCTCTCAATCCGTCAACGATCTCACCCGGATCTAGTGCGTCGAGCTCAACCTTGTCGATCACTGTCGCTGCGACGGCGCCGAGTGGGGGCTATGGCGGTGGTGCGGCACTGCTGCTGCCTGGGCTGGGACTGTTCGGAACTGTTCTGACTACTCGCAAAAGAAAGTTTCTTGTGCGGAAGAGCAGTCTGTGGATAGGCCTGCTAGGTCTACTGCTTCTCGTCTCAGTGTTTGCACTGGGTTGCGGCGGTAGCAACTCGAAGACTCCACCGCAGGGAAGTCAGGTGAACGTGATGGTGACGGGCACCTCCGGCTCACTGACGCACACCAGCGCCGTAAACGTAACCATTAACTAAGTCCAACAGCTCAGGTCAGGGAGCACTTCGGTGCCGCGACAAAATACTTAAGAAAAGGATTGATCTCATGAAAAAAATACAAATGTTTCCAGACAAAAACAAAACGCATTGTGCTCGCGTCATCTTTAGCTTGCTCGTCATAGCTGTGGTTTTTGCAAGCACATCGAAACCTTTGGCGGCGCAATCGGCTTTTCAGGTTCTGCATGTCTTTAACAAGGCGGGTGATGGGCAAGCGCCAATGGCGGGGGTGCAAGCGGATCCGGCAGGCAATCTGTTCGGCTCAGCCGAATTCGGCGGAGCGAACGGTTTTGGCGCAATTTTCATGCTGAAACCACCGGCGGCCGGAAAGACAAATTGGACGGAGAAAGTCATTTTTTCATTCGCCGATGGCAATGATGGAGGGTTTCCCAGTTCGCCCTTGGTGGTTGCATCGAACGACGACCTCGTCAGTTCGACGCTTATGGGGGGCACGGCAAATAATGGAACTATCTTTCGTTTAAGCCCTCCCACTAGTTCCAATGGTCCCTGGATTGAAAAAGTGCTTGAGAACTTTCAGGGCCAAAACAGC contains the following coding sequences:
- a CDS encoding TIGR03118 family protein, whose amino-acid sequence is MKQASLLLGLLLALAIPTGMWAQQAGYSQTNLVSNVAGAKTTDPQLLNPWGIAFAPQQDFWIANNNSGTSTLYDNNGVKNAQLVVTIPGAAHNPNGNCSPGCPTGTVYNGSGSSFGGGTFLFDTEDGLITSWNGSSNNANVAFDNSASGAVYKGLAITGTSLLAANFNSGKVDVYDSNIQPTNLAGSFTNGTATAPPAGFAPHGIHVVNGMVYIAYAMQDGPKHDSVPGAGQGQVDIFDTSGNFVKTLVAAGTGNNLNAPWGITIAPASFGTFAGAVLVGNFGDGTISAFDTTGKFLGQLTNTANPPTALVNPGLWDMVVGGGGASGDPGTLYITAGGNNQPNFPTGGSTTAVFAAIAPAAAANGPDFSLTVSAPGATISPGGTSSLKITAGAVGGFNGQISLTCSAPTGLTCALNPSTISPGSSASSSTLSITVAATAPSGGYGGGAALLLPGLGLFGTVLTTRKRKFLVRKSSLWIGLLGLLLLVSVFALGCGGSNSKTPPQGSQVNVMVTGTSGSLTHTSAVNVTIN